One window of the Chloroflexota bacterium genome contains the following:
- a CDS encoding ABC transporter substrate-binding protein has product MRFTTPSRSRLFALLLAALSLTMVAAACSNDSASKSDQPAPTAAPLAATPTLTPKKMTFMAGFKAQANLPFVAAYVAEKKGYFAEQALDVTIRHAASGEHLKLLVDGEIQVTTADAGSVLRRRSDPDVPIRAIALFGQKGQNAYMVMEKSGMRTPKDWEGKTFGYKTSVPPEYLAILKANGVDRSKIREVRVGFDPRILSEGQVDILAVFNSNEPDVLQKLGLGVRVFNPEDYGVPTLGLTFIAMKERLDGDPDLYTRFVKATLKGLQFALDPKNEEETLNIIMQYAPQEDREHQRFMLREELRNARGPVTEQFGLGAMADAQWKGLYDQLIEFQALPKPFDYKTAYDDRFVKAANGK; this is encoded by the coding sequence ATGCGTTTCACAACGCCGTCTCGGTCTAGACTTTTTGCCTTGCTGCTTGCGGCCCTTTCTCTGACGATGGTCGCCGCCGCGTGCAGCAACGATAGTGCATCGAAGAGCGACCAGCCTGCGCCGACCGCTGCGCCTCTAGCGGCGACGCCGACGCTAACGCCGAAGAAGATGACGTTCATGGCCGGGTTTAAGGCCCAGGCCAACCTGCCCTTTGTGGCCGCCTATGTGGCGGAGAAGAAGGGCTACTTCGCCGAGCAGGCGCTGGACGTCACGATCCGCCACGCCGCCAGCGGCGAACACCTGAAGCTATTGGTGGACGGCGAGATTCAGGTGACCACGGCGGATGCCGGCTCGGTTCTCCGCCGCCGATCGGACCCGGATGTGCCGATTCGGGCCATCGCCCTCTTTGGCCAGAAGGGGCAGAACGCCTACATGGTGATGGAGAAATCGGGCATGAGGACGCCAAAGGACTGGGAGGGGAAGACCTTCGGCTATAAGACGAGCGTGCCGCCGGAATACCTGGCCATCCTGAAGGCGAATGGGGTGGACCGCTCCAAGATCCGCGAGGTGCGCGTGGGCTTTGACCCGCGCATCTTGAGCGAAGGCCAGGTGGACATCCTGGCGGTCTTCAACTCGAACGAGCCGGACGTTCTCCAGAAGCTCGGCCTTGGCGTGCGGGTCTTCAACCCGGAAGACTACGGCGTGCCGACGCTTGGGCTGACGTTCATCGCGATGAAGGAGCGGCTGGATGGCGATCCCGACCTCTACACGCGGTTCGTGAAGGCGACGCTGAAGGGCCTGCAGTTCGCGCTGGACCCGAAGAATGAAGAAGAGACGCTGAACATCATCATGCAGTATGCGCCCCAGGAGGACCGGGAGCACCAGCGATTCATGCTGCGCGAGGAACTGCGGAACGCCAGAGGCCCGGTGACGGAACAGTTCGGCCTTGGGGCGATGGCGGATGCCCAGTGGAAGGGCCTCTACGATCAGCTTATCGAGTTCCAGGCGCTGCCGAAGCCGTTCGACTACAAGACGGCGTACGACGATCGGTTCGTGAAGGCGGCGAATGGCAAGTAG